A window of the Branchiostoma lanceolatum isolate klBraLanc5 chromosome 13, klBraLanc5.hap2, whole genome shotgun sequence genome harbors these coding sequences:
- the LOC136446713 gene encoding titin-like isoform X1 has protein sequence MAEGGDAATVAHEAGNAVQETPKAEPEKAAAAAEPAAPAEPAEPTVRTIVLTGHGGYDKLSVQQKPQPKAGKGEVLVRVKAAGLNFSELMVRQGLHDRMTKPPVVLGMEAAGVIEELGEDVSGLEVGQNVICLAQTGMWREIVAVPATNVFIMPDEMSYEEGAAIPLSYLTAYFMLFDFGNLRPGKSLLVHIAAGGVGWAATQLAKTVDNVTVFGTASASKHDAIKENGVDHPIDYRTRDYSEEIKNISPKGVDVVLDPLGGADTSKGLQLLRPMGKIVTYGSANMVKGENRNLMKMAKTLWQSTSVSPVSLVKTNKAIAGFQLAHLTGEIELVRSAFQDILNMYKDGKIKPRIDSVWAFEQVAEAMQQMNERRNIGKVILSPEKEPTKPAEGDAAPTSPLKKKKPSLFRRLSKRASRSKDEGEKKDEVKNAKKESPIKQEDQEKADDSKATNGHVQQTPEDEKIDDEAAKKLRARLSGGDPNIEDSDKIVNDKIGAAEDKIGDISKKVDGKVGDAEKAAEETAKKVEDKVEDKVEEGKDKAEDAKKAVVAQVEQTAAKLPENGTSAKIAVDDIFKEAEAKVDGNIQKSTKGKTADTKAHNVKKEPAIQKAKQSTKDSFPNSISEVSLPKKVGHKDLHKREIGKLFKPKSKMPKKTLEFVKGDVHKEDVIEEEPIIKKAVVKDLSPKQIVKKFQNNFAEDEISKKAVPEKIETGTSKESEDISSSDVWVRQDSEKVPKEVVKEEVPKTVVKEVVPEEVVTEEVPKEVVPEVVPKEVVEEEVVKEVVKEVVPKEVVPKEVVKEVVKEVVPKEVVKEVVPKEVVPKEVVKKVVKEVVPKEVVEEVVKEVVPKEVFPEVVPKEVVEEEVVKEVVKEVVPKEVVPKEVVEEAVDKEVVEEAVPKEVVEEEVVKEVVKEVVPKEVVPKEVVKEVVKEVVPKKVVKEVVPKELVKEVVPKEVVKEVVKEVVPEEVVKEVVPKEVVKEVVPKEVVKEVVPKEVVKEVVPKEVVPKEVVKEVVKKVMKEVVPKKVVKEVVPKEVVKEVPVVPKEIVKKEDVKKVVKKVAPKNVLKKVVPMDAVEEEVVKEEVEEEVVKEVVPKEVVKEVVPKEVVREVVPKEVVKDVVKEVVPKKVVKEVVPKKVVKEVVPKEVVVDVVPKEVVKDVVPKEVMKEVVPKEVLKEVVPKEVVKDVVKEVVPKEVVKDVVPKEVVKEVVKKVMKEVVPKKVVEEVVPKEVVKDVVPKEVVPKEVVKEVVPKEVVEEVVPKEVVKEVVKEVVPKEVVKDVVPKEVVKEVVPKEVVEEVVPKEVVKEVVKEVVPKEVVKDVVPKEVVKEVVPKDVVPKEVVKEVVPKKVVPKEVLEEEVVKKVVKEAVPKEAVPKEVVEEEVVKKALKEVVPKEVVEEEVVEKVVKEVVPKEVVPEVVPKEVVEDEVKEVVPKEVVPKEVVKEVVPKKVVKEVVKDVVPKKVVKEVVPKKVVKEVVPKKVVKEVVPKEVVKEVVPKEVVKEVVPKEVVKEVVKEVVPKEVVKEVVKKVMKEVVPKKVVKEVVPKEVVKEVPVVPKEIVKKEDVKKVVKKVAPKNVLKKVVPMDAVEEEVVKEEVEEEVVKEVVPKEVVKEVVPKEVVREVVPKEVVKDVVPKEVVKDVVPKEVMKEVVPKEVVKEVVPKEVVKDVVKEVVPKEVVKEVVKEVVPKEVVKEVVKKVMKEVVPKKVVEEVVPKEVVKDVVPKEVVPKEVVPKKVVKEVVPKEVVEEVVPKEVVKEVVKEVVPKEVVKDVVPKEVVKEVVPKDVVPKEVVKEVVPKKVVPKEVLEEEVVKKVVKEAVPKEAVPKEVVPKEVVEEEVVKKALKEVVPKEVVEEEVVEKVVKKVVPKEVVPEVVPKEVVEDEVKEVVKEVVPKEVVPKEVVPKEVVKEVVPKKVVKEVVKDVVPKKVVKDVVPKKVVKDVVPKKVVKEVVPKKVVKEVVPKKVVKEVVPKKVVKEVVPKKVVKEVVPKKVVKEVVPKKVVKEVVPKKVVEEVVPKEVVPKKVVKEVVPKEVVEEVVPREVVEEVVPREVVEEDPVVPKEIVKEEDVKKVVKKVAPKKVLKKVVPMEAVEVEVVKEEVPKEVVEEVVPKEVVKDVVPKEVVKEVVLKEVVKEVVPKEVAKEVVPKEVVKEVVPKEVVKEVLVVPREIVKEENVKKVVKKVAPKKVLKKVAMDAVEEEVVKEEVEEEVVKEVVPKEVVKEVVPKEVLKEYVKEVVPKEVVPKEVVPKEVVPKEVVEEEVVKDVVKEVVLKEVVEEEVVKEVVPKEVVEEEVVKEVVPKEVVEEEVLKDVVPKEIVPKEIVPKEVVPKKEVPKEVVKKLVPKQVMKILDPKKVVKEAVPKKVVKKVVPKQVMKILDPKKVVKDLVPKEDVKKVVLREVVEEEVVKKVVKKEVPKKVLKEVVPKEDVKEVVLKEIVKEAETVVGDVVNKALANIVDESVPEEDKIVIQKSKKEEATPKEITQNMIIEGNNKETASEILKENPLKDVQNCGELTEKEKVVTKEKHQTPTVEAVVNGENKTTPLNGINDVMYTKAFVAETKTLVKKPMSKRINDGSSGHSLPNLKQYPRIENGPHIVKIECEDSEVESDYESMENSNEVKSYIRSSEHFGGARQTGGTGKAETVEAQGGESEGKDPVLVVRLGMASPNSLAKLGTKAVEDLNGVAEDVENVEEKLEEGKEKAEDVIQQTEEKVDEAVKQEEAPTEPDTQEEKKDEAPAEEPEKIEVAVENPAETDDAKAAAADIVADEKPVENEEKADGVASQEI, from the exons GTTGGCCAGAATGTCATCTGCCTGGCACAAACGGGGATGTGGCGCGAGATCGTGGCTGTGCCCGCCACCAACGTGTTCATCATGCCCGATGAGATGTCGTATGAGGAGGGCGCCGCCATCCCGCTCAGCTACCTGACCGCGTACTTCATGCTGTTCGACTTTGGGAACCTGCGGCCCGGGAAGAGCCTGCTCGTACACATCGCTGCAG GTGGGGTTGGCTGGGCCGCTACGCAGCTTGCCAAGACAGTCGACAACGTCACAGTGTTCGGCACAGCCTCCGCCTCCAAACACGACGCCATCAAGGAGAACGGCGTGGACCACCCCATCGACTACCGGACGAGAGACTACTCCGAGGAGATCAAGAACATCAGCCCCAAAG gTGTGGACGTTGTCCTGGACCCGCTGGGAGGTGCAGACACATCCAAGGGTCTGCAGCTGCTCAGACCAATGGGAAAGATCGTCACTTATG GTTCAGCCAACATGGTGAAGGGAGAGAACAGGAATCTGATGAAGATGGCCAAGACCCTGTGGCAGTCCACCTCAGTCAGCCCTGTGTCGCTGGTCAAGACCAACAAGGCCATTGCTGGCTTCCAACTTGCACACCTCACAG GTGAAATTGAGCTTGTACGCAGTGCCTTCCAAGATATCCTGAACATGTACAAGGACGGGAAGATCAAGCCACGCATTGACTCTGTCTGGGCCTTCGAGCAG GTTGCCGAGGCGATGCAGCAGATGAACGAGCGGCGGAACATCGGCAAGGTCATCCTGTCGCCCGAGAAGGAGCCGACGAAGCCGGCCGAGGGCGACGCCGCGCCAACGTCACCCCTCAAGAAGAAGAAACCATCACTCTTCCGGCGACTGTCCAAGCGAGCATCGCGGTCCAAGGACGAGGGAGAGAAGAAGGATGAAGTTAAG AATGCAAAGAAAGAGTCACCCATTAAG CAAGAGGATCAGGAGAAGGCTGACGACAGCAAGGCCACCAACGGACATGTTCAGCAAACG CCCGAAGATGAGAAGATCGATGACGAGGCCGCTAAG AAACTAAGGGCACGGCTTTCCGGGGGCGATCCCAACATAGAGGACTCAGACAAG ATTGTAAATGACAAAATTGGTGCGGCTGAAGACAAGATTGGAGATATTTCCAAG AAGGTAGATGGGAAAGTTGGTGATGCGGAGAAAGCTGCAGAGGAAACTGCAAAG AAAGTAGAGGACAAAGTTGAAGACAAAGTTGAAGAAGGCAAAGACAAGGCGGAAGATGCCAAAAAG GCAGTGGTGGCTCAGGTCGAACAGACAGCAGCGAAACTCCCAGAGAATGGAACGTCTGCAAAGATCGCTGTAGATGACATATTTAAGGAAGCAGAGGCAAAAGTTGATGGAAATATACAG AAGTCAACAAAAGGGAAGACTGCTGACACCAAAGCTCACAACGTTAAAAAAGAACCAGCAATTCAGAAAGCAAAACAATCTACAAAGGACTCTTTTCCAAATTCCATCTCTGAAGTAAGCCTTCCAAAAAAAGTTGGCCACAAAGACCTACATAAAAGAGAAATAGGTAAACTTTTCAAGCCTAAAAGcaaaatgcctaaaaagacTCTAGAATTTGTCAAGGGTGATGTTCATAAGGAGGATGTGATCGAAGAAGAACCAATCATTAAGAAGGCCGTGGTTAAAGATTTAAGCCCCAAGCAAATTGTGAAGAAGTTTCAAAACAACTTTGCAGAGGATGAAATCTCTAAGAAGGCAGTTCCTGAGAAAATTGAGACAGGAACTTCGAAAGAGTCTGAAGACATATCCTCTTCAGATGTTTGGGTAAGACAGGATAGTGAAAaagtccccaaggaagttgtgaaagAAGAAGTCCCCAAGACAGTTGTAAAGGAAGTAGTTCCCGAGGAAGTTGTGACTGAAGaagtccccaaggaagttgttccagaagttgtccccaaggaagttgtggaggaagaagttgtgaaggaagttgtgaaggaagtagtccccaaggaagttgttcccaaggaagttgtgaaggaagttgtaaaggaagttgtccccaaggaagttgtgaaggaagtagtccccaaggaagttgtccccaaggaagttgtgaagaaagttgtgaaggaagttgtccccaaggaagttgtggaggaagttgtgaaggaagttgtccccaaggaagtttttccagaagttgtccccaaggaagttgtggaggaagaagttgttaaggaagttgtgaaggaagttgtccccaaggaagttgtccccaaggaagttgtggagGAAGCAGTTGATAAGGAAGTTGTGGAGGAAgctgtccccaaggaagttgtggaggaagaagttgttaaggaagttgtgaaggaagttgtccccaaggaagttgtccccaaggaagttgttaaggaagttgtgaaggaagttgtccccaagaaaGTTGtaaaggaagttgtccccaaggaacttgtgaaggaagttgtccccaaggaagttgttaAGGAAGTTGTGAAAGAAGTTGTCCCCGAGGAAGTTGtaaaggaagttgtccccaaggaagttgtgaaggaagttgtccccaaggaagttgtgaaggaagttgtccccaaggaagttgtgaaggaagttgtccccaaggaagttgtccccaaggaagttgtgaaggaagttgttaAGAAAGTtatgaaggaagttgtccccaagaaagttgtgaaggaagttgtccccaaggaagttgtgaaggaagtaccGGTAGTCCCCAAAGAAATTGTGAAGAAAGAAGATGTTAAGAAAGTTGTGAAAAAGGTAGCCCCTAAGAATGTTCTAAAGAAAGTAGTCCCCATGGACGCTGTGGAGGAAGAAgttgtcaaagaagaagttgaggaggaagttgtgaaggaagttgtcccaaaggaagttgtgaaagaagttgtccccaaggaagttgtgagGGAAGTTGTCCcaaaggaagttgtgaaggacgttgtgaaggaagttgtccccaagaaagttgtgaaggaagttgtccccaagaaagttgtgaaggaagttgtcccaaAAGAAGTTGTGGTGGacgttgtccccaaggaagttgtgaaggacgttgtccccaaggaagttatgaaggaagttgtccccaaggaagttttgaaggaagttgtccccaaggaagttgtgaaggacgttgtgaaggaagttgtcccaaaggaagttgtgaaggacgttgtccccaaggaagttgtgaaggaagttgttaAGAAAGTtatgaaggaagttgtccccaagaaagttgtggaggaagttgtccccaaggaagttgtgaaggacgttgtccccaaggaagttgtccccaaggaagttgtgaaggaagttgtccccaaggaagttgtggaggaagttgtccccaaggaagttgtgaaggaagttgtgaaggaagttgtcccaaaggaagttgtgaaggacgttgtccccaaggaagttgtgaaggaagttgtccccaaggaagttgtggaggaagttgtccccaaggaagttgtgaaggaagttgtgaaggaagttgtcccaaaggaagttgtgaaggacgttgtccccaaggaagttgtgaaggaagttgtcccaaaggacgttgtccccaaggaagttgtgaaggaagttgtccccaagaaagttgtccccaaggaagttctGGAGGAAGAAGTTGTTaagaaagttgtgaaggaagcTGTCCCCAAGGAAgctgtccccaaggaagttgtggagGAAGAAGTTGTTAAGAAAGCTctgaaggaagttgtcccaaAGGAAGTTGTGGAGGAAGAAGTTGTAGagaaagttgtgaaggaagttgtccccaaggaagttgttccagaagttgtccccaaggaagttgtggagGATGAAGTTAAGGAAGTTGTTCCCAAGGAAGtagtccccaaggaagttgtgaaggaagttgtcccaaagaaagttgtgaaggaagttgtgaaggacgTTGTCCCCaagaaagttgtgaaggaagttgtccccaagaaagttgtgaaggaagttgtccccaagaaagttgtgaaggaagttgtccccaaggaagttgtgaaggaagttgtccccaaggaagttgtgaaggaagttgtccccaaggaagttgtgaaggaagttgtgaaggaagttgtccccaaggaagttgtgaaggaagttgttaAGAAAGTtatgaaggaagttgtccccaagaaagttgtgaaggaagttgtccccaaggaagttgtgaaggaagtaccGGTAGTCCCCAAAGAAATTGTGAAGAAAGAAGATGTTAAGAAAGTTGTGAAAAAGGTAGCCCCTAAGAATGTTCTAAAGAAAGTAGTCCCCATGGACGCTGTGGAGGAAGAAgttgtcaaagaagaagttgaggaggaagttgtgaaggaagttgtcccaaaggaagttgtgaaagaagttgtccccaaggaagttgtgagGGAAGTTGTCCcaaaggaagttgtgaaggacgttgtccccaaggaagttgtgaaggacgttgtccccaaggaagttatgaaggaagttgtccccaaggaagttgtgaaggaagttgttccaaaggaagttgtgaaggacgttgtgaaggaagttgtccccaaggaagttgtgaaggaagttgtgaaggaagttgtccccaaggaagttgtgaaggaagttgttaAGAAAGTtatgaaggaagttgtccccaagaaagttgtggaggaagttgtccccaaggaagttgtgaaggacgttgtccccaaggaagttgtccccaaggaagttgtccccaagaaagttgtgaaggaagttgtccccaaggaagttgtggaggaagttgtccccaaggaagttgtgaaggaagttgtgaaggaagttgtcccaaaggaagttgtgaaggacgttgtccccaaggaagttgtgaaggaagttgtcccaaaggacgttgtccccaaggaagttgtgaaggaagttgtccccaagaaagttgtccccaaggaagttctGGAGGAAGAAGTTGTTAAGAAAGTTGTAAAGGAAGCTGTCCCCAAGGAAgctgtccccaaggaagttgtccccaaggaagttgtggagGAAGAAGTTGTTAAGAAAGCTctgaaggaagttgtcccaaAGGAAGTTGTGGAGGAAGAAGTTGTAGAGAAAGTTGTGAAgaaagttgtccccaaggaagttgttccagaagttgtccccaaggaagttgtggagGATGAAGttaaggaagttgtgaaggaagttgttcccaaggaagttgtccccaaggaagtagtccccaaggaagttgtgaaggaagttgtcccaaagaaagttgtgaaggaagttgtgaaggacgTTGTCCCCAAGAAAGTTGTGAAGGACGTTGTCCCCAAGAAAGTTGTGAAGGACGTTGTCCCCaagaaagttgtgaaggaagttgtccccaagaaagttgtgaaggaagttgtccccaagaaagttgtgaaggaagttgtccccaagaaagttgtgaaggaagttgtccccaagaaagttgtgaaggaagttgtccccaagaaagttgtgaaggaagttgtccccaagaaagttgtgaaggaagttgtccccaagaaagttgtggaggaagttgtccccaaggaagttgtccccaagaaagttgtgaaggaagttgtccccaaggaagttgtggagGAAGTTGTCCCCAGGGAAGTTGTGGAGGAAGTTGTCCCCAGGGAAGTTGTGGAGGAAGACCCGGTAGTCCCCAAAGAAATTGTGAAGGAAGAAGATGTTAAGAAAGTTGTGAAAAAGGTAGCCCCTAAGAAGGTTTTAAAGAAAGTAGTCCCCATGGAAGCTGTGGAGGTAGAAgttgtcaaagaagaagtccccaaggaagttgtggaggaagttgtccccaaggaagttgtgaaggacgttgtccccaaggaagttgtgaaagAAGTTGTCCTGAAGGAAGTTGTGAaagaagttgtccccaaggaagttgcgaaagaagttgtccccaaggaagttgtgaaggaagttgtccccaaggaagttgtgaaggaagtactGGTAGTCCCCAGAGAAATTGTGAAGGAAGAAAATGTTAAGAAAGTTGTGAAAAAGGTAGCCCCCAAGAAGGTTTTAAAGAAAGTCGCCATGGATGCTGTGGAGGAAGAAgttgtcaaagaagaagttgagGAGGAAGTTGTGAaagaagttgtccccaaggaagttgtgaaggaagttgtccccaaggaagttttGAAGGAAtatgtgaaggaagttgtccccaaggaagttgtccccaaggaagttgtccccaaggaagttgtccccaaggaagttgtggaggaagaagttgtgaaggatgttgtgaaggaagttgtcctcaaggaagttgtggaggaagaagttgtgaaggaagttgtccccaaggaagttgtggaggaagaagttgtgaaggaagttgtccccaaggaagttgtggagGAAGAAGTTTTGAAGGACGTTGTCCCCAAGGAAATTGTCCCCAAGGAaattgtccccaaggaagttgtccccaagaaaGAAGTGCCCAAAGAAGTTGTGAAGAAACTAGTGCCCAAGCAAGTTATGAAAATATTGGACCCCAAGAAAGTTGTGAAAGAAGCTGTCCCCAAGAAAGTTGTGAAGAAAGTAGTGCCCAAGCAAGTTATGAAAATATTGGACCCCAAGAAAGTTGTGAAGGATCTGGTCCCCAAGGAAGATGTTAAAAAAGTAGTCCTCAGGGAAGTTGTGGAGGAAGAAGTTGTGAAGAAAGTTGTGAAAAAGGAAGTCCCCAAGAAAGTTCTGAAGGAAGTAGTCCCCAAGGAAGATGTGAAGGAAGTTGTGCTCAAGGAAATTGTGAAGGAAGCAGAGACTGTGGTAGGAGATGTAGTAAACAAAGCCCTCGCAAACATAGTAGACGAGTCAGTTCCTGAAGAAGATAAGATTGTCATTCAAAAAAGCAAGAAGGAGGAGGCTACACCAAAAGAGATAACTCAGAATATGATAATTGAAGGTAATAATAAAGAAACTGCCAGTGAAATTTTGAAGGAAAATCCTCTCAAAGATGTTCAAAACTGTGGAGAATTAACTGAGAAAGAAAAAGTtgttacaaaggaaaaacaccAAACACCAACAGTTGAAGCAGTTGTAAACggagaaaataaaacaacaccTCTCAATGGTATCAATGATGTGATGTATACAAAAGCTTTTGTAGCAGAAACCAAAACACTTGTCAAGAAACCAATGTCTAAGAGGATAAATGATGGTTCTTCTGGTCACAGTCTTCCCAACTTGAAGCAGTACCCAAGAATCGAAAATGGTCCCCACATTGTAAAAATTGAATGTGAAGATTCGGAAGTTGAGTCTGATTATGAATCCATGGAAAACTCAAACGAAGTGAAGTCGTACATAAGATCGTCCGAGCACTTTGGTGGCGCACGGCAGACTGGTGGCACAGGCAAAGCAGAG ACAGTTGAAGCGCAGGGTGGGGAGTCGGAAGGAAAGGACCCAGTACTAGTGGTGCGGTTGGGAATGGCTTCCCCAAATTCCCTCGCAAAGTTGGGCACAAAAGCTGTGGAGGATCTGAATGGGGTGGCAGAGGATGTTGAG AACGTAGAGGAAAAGCTTGAGGAAGGAAAGGAAAAAGCCGAAGATGTCATACAG CAGACAGAGGAGAAGGTGGATGAAGCTGTGAAG CAGGAGGAGGCCCCAACAGAGCCTGACACTCAGG AGGAGAAGAAGGATGAGGCCCCTGCTGAAGAGCCGGAGAAGATCGAAGTGGCCGTCGAAAACCCCGCCGAGACGGACGACGCCAAGGCTGCGGCCGCGGACATCGTTGCCGACGAGAAGCCCGTTGAGAACGAGGAAAAGGCCGACGGAGTCGCAAGTCAAGAGATCTAG